One window of Aliarcobacter lanthieri genomic DNA carries:
- a CDS encoding GIY-YIG nuclease family protein gives MIINKLYVMSFNRYVKYLKEQILNTKWFEKACKDKKVVIKYLSKDFFTEISSNIYFKYENFKSCFYKLLLIKFEYKEELEDNNHLKLLNINIVNETRFKVIEFLLSMQKRFLETNHCLYMKLIDRKEFVDNFFKEYNRYLDISILSKILNHTYFFFNKTVYKLDYLVPKKRFIYSIYIKDIINTNLNILKNDTQISKLIYEKYDTKLSRRVICDIRKKYSIPKITKVQRFNQKMLFTNSFSQKRVLNKENIAQLPNDLQGVYELSSSKLEMYPFLTNKVIYIGSSKNIKRRLRAYTEKYAHTKEIKEFIKSCDNVYFRVVKSKDYRVFEKRFIEYFIYLHGELPKFNTQRVLLK, from the coding sequence ATGATTATAAATAAATTATATGTTATGAGTTTTAATAGATATGTTAAATATCTAAAAGAGCAAATATTAAATACTAAATGGTTTGAGAAAGCTTGCAAAGATAAAAAGGTGGTTATTAAATATCTATCAAAAGATTTTTTTACAGAAATATCATCTAATATTTATTTTAAATATGAAAATTTTAAAAGTTGTTTTTATAAATTATTATTAATTAAATTTGAATATAAAGAAGAGCTAGAAGATAATAATCACTTAAAATTATTGAATATAAATATAGTAAATGAAACTAGATTTAAAGTTATTGAATTTTTACTATCTATGCAAAAAAGATTTTTAGAAACAAATCATTGTCTATATATGAAATTAATAGATAGAAAAGAGTTTGTTGATAATTTTTTCAAAGAATATAATAGATATTTAGATATTTCTATATTATCAAAAATATTAAATCATACGTATTTCTTTTTTAATAAAACTGTATACAAATTGGATTATTTAGTTCCTAAAAAAAGATTTATATATTCAATTTACATAAAAGACATTATAAATACGAATTTAAATATTTTAAAAAATGATACACAAATATCAAAATTAATATATGAAAAGTATGATACAAAATTATCACGAAGAGTAATTTGTGATATTAGAAAAAAATATTCAATTCCAAAAATTACAAAAGTTCAAAGATTTAATCAAAAAATGTTATTTACAAACTCTTTTTCTCAGAAAAGAGTTTTAAATAAAGAAAATATTGCACAATTACCTAATGATTTACAAGGAGTTTATGAACTTTCTTCAAGTAAATTAGAGATGTATCCTTTTTTAACAAATAAAGTTATCTATATTGGTTCTTCAAAAAATATAAAAAGAAGATTGAGAGCTTATACAGAAAAATATGCTCATACAAAAGAGATAAAAGAATTTATTAAAAGTTGTGATAATGTTTATTTTAGAGTAGTAAAGAGTAAAGATTATAGAGTTTTTGAAAAAAGATTTATTGAATATTTTATATATTTACATGGTGAACTACCAAAATTTAATACTCAAAGAGTTCTTCTAAAATAA